Proteins encoded by one window of Vidua chalybeata isolate OUT-0048 chromosome 10, bVidCha1 merged haplotype, whole genome shotgun sequence:
- the PIK3CA gene encoding phosphatidylinositol 4,5-bisphosphate 3-kinase catalytic subunit alpha isoform, with amino-acid sequence MPPRPSSGELWGIHLMPPRILVECLLPNGMIVTLECLREATLLTIKHELFKEARKYPLYQLLQDESSYIFVSVTQEAEREEFFDETRRLCDLRLFQPFLKVIEPVGNREEKILNREIGFAIGMPVCEFDMVKDPEVQDFRRNILNVCKEAVDLRDANAPHSRALYVYPPNVESSAELPKHIYNKLDKGQIIVVIWVIVSPNNDKQKYTLKINHDCVPEQVIAEAIRKKTRSMLLSSEQLKLCVLEYQGKYILKVCGCDEYLLEKCPLSQYKYIRSCIMLGRMPNLMLMAKESLYTQLPLDTFTMPSYSRRISTATPYMNGEATTKSLWTINSALRIRILCATYVNVNIRDIDKIYVRTGIYHGGEPLCDNVNTQRVPCSNPRWNEWLLYDMYIPDLPRAARLCLSICSVKGRKGAKEEHCPLAWGNINMFDYTDTLVSGKMALNLWAVPHGLEDLLNPIGVTGSNPNKETPCLELEFDWFSNPVKFPDMTVIEEHANWTISRELGFNYSYAGQSNRIARDSELTESDKEQLRAICTRDPLSEITEQEKDFLWRHRHYCVNTPEILPKLLLSVKWNSRDEVAQMYCLVKDWPSIKPEQAMELLDCNYPDPMVRAFAVRCLEKSLTDDKLSQYLIQLVQVLKYEQYLDNQLVRFLLKKALTNQRIGHFFFWHLKSEMHNKTVSQRFGLLLESYCRACGMYLKHLSRQVEAMEKLINLTDILKQEKKDETQKVQMKFLVEQMRRPDFMDALQGFISPLNPAHQLGNLRLEECRIMSSAKRPLWLNWENPDIMSELLFQNNEIIFKNGDDLRQDMLTLQIIRIMENIWQNQGLDLRMLPYGCLSIGDCVGLIEVVRSSHTIMQIQCKGGLKGALQFNSHTLHQWLKDKNKGDMYDAAIDLFTRSCAGYCVATFILGIGDRHNSNIMVKDDGQLFHIDFGHFLDHKKKKFGYKRERVPFVLTQDFLIVISKGAQECTKTREFERFQEMCYKAYLAIRQHANLFINLFSMMLGSGMPELQSFDDIAYIRKTLALDKTEQEALEYFMKQMNDAHHGGWTTKMDWIFHTIKQHALN; translated from the exons ATGCCTCCACGGCCATCATCTGGTGAACTATGGGGCATCCACTTGATGCCCCCCAGGATCCTGGTGGAGTGTCTCCTCCCAAATGGAATGATAGTGACTCTAGAATGCCTCCGTGAGGCCACCTTACTGACTATTAAACATGAACTCTTTAAAGAAGCAAGGAAGTACCCTCTCTATCAGCTCCTTCAAGATGAATCTTCTTACATTTTTGTAAGTGTTACacaggaagcagagagagaagagttTTTCGATGAAACACGGAGACTTTGTGACCTGCGACTGTTTCAGCCTTTTCTGAAAGTTATTGAACCAGTAGgtaacagagaagaaaagattcTTAACAGAGAAATAG GTTTTGCTATTGGCATGCCTGTCTGTGAGTTTGACATGGTGAAGGATCCAGAAGTACAAGACTTCAGAAGAAACATTCTGAACGTGTGCAAAGAAGCCGTGGATCTGCGGGATGCCAATGCCCCACACAGCAGAGCACTGTATGTCTATCCTCCAAATGTAGAGTCCTCAGCTGAACTCCCCAAACACATATACAACAAACTAGACAAAG GGCAAATTATAGTGGTGATTTGGGTAATAGTCTCACCAAACAATGATAAGCAGAAATACACCTTAAAAATCAATCATGACTGTGTGCCTGAGCAAGTTATTGCTGAAGCAATTAGGAAGAAAACTAGAAGTATGTTGCTGTCATCTGAACAACTGAAACTTTGTGTCTTGGAGTACCAgggcaaatatattttaaaagtctgtggCTGTGATGAATACTTGCTAGAAAAATGTCCACTGAGCCAGTATAAG TACATAAGGAGCTGCATCATGCTTGGCCGCATGCCCAACCTGATGCTGATGGCCAAGGAGAGCCTGTACACGCAGCTGCCCCTGGACACCTTCACCATGCCATCCTACTCCAGGCGCATCTCCACGGCCACGCCCTACATGAACGGAGAGGCTACCACCAAATCCCTCTGGACCATCAACAGTGCTCTCAGAATAAGGATCCTCTGTGCTACCTATGTAAATGTGAACATTAGAGACATAGACAAG ATCTATGTTAGGACAGGTATCTACCATGGAGGGGAACCTTTGTGTGACAATGTGAATACTCAGAGGGTACCTTGTTCTAATCCCAG ATGGAATGAGTGGCTGCTGTATGACATGTACATTCCTGATCTCCCACGTGCTGCTCGGCTCTGCCTTTCCATCTGCTCTGTTAAAGGCAGGAAGGGTGCTAAGGAG GAGCACTGTCCATTGGCTTGGGGAAATATAAACATGTTCGATTACACAGACACTCTGGTATCTGGGAAAATGGCTTTGAATCTTTGGGCAGTACCTCATGGGCTGGAGGATTTGTTGAATCCTATTGGTGTTACTGGATCAAATCCAAATAAG GAAACTCCATGCTTAGAGCTGGAATTTGATTGGTTTAGCAACCCTGTAAAGTTTCCAGATATGACAGTGATTGAAGAACATGCAAATTGGACAATTTCACGGGAACTGGGATTCAACTACAGCTACGCAGGGCAG AGTAACAGAATAGCTCGGGATAGTGAATTAACAGAGAGTGACAAGGAGCAACTGCGAGCCATTTGTACCCGAGACCCTTTGTCTGAAATCACTGAGCAAGAGAAGGACTTCCTCTGGAGACACAG aCACTATTGCGTGAATACTCCAGAAATTCTACCCAAATTACTTTTGTCTGTCAAGTGGAATTCTAGAGATGAAGTGGCCCAG ATGTACTGCTTGGTAAAGGACTGGCCCTCAATCAAACCAGAGCaggccatggagctgctggactGCAATTACCCAGACCCCATGGTGCGAGCTTTTGCAGTTCGGTGTCTGGAGAAGTCCCTGACCGATGACAAACTGTCTCAGTACCTAATCCAGCTGGTACAG GTCCTGAAATATGAGCAGTATTTAGATAATCAGCTTGTGAGATTTTTACTCAAGAAGGCACTGACCAATCAAAGGATAGGACACTTCTTCTTTTGGCATTTAAA GTCTGAAATGCACAACAAAACTGTCAGTCAGAGGTTTGGTTTACTTCTGGAGTCCTACTGTCGAGCGTGTGGAATGTACCTGAAGCACCTGAGCAGGCAGGTGGAGGCCATGGAGAAGTTGATTAACCTCACAGATATTctcaagcaggaaaaaaaggatgagaCCCAGAAG GTGCAGATGAAGTTTCTTGTTGAACAAATGAGACGGCCAGATTTCATGGATGCCTTGCAAGGTTTTATCTCTCCTCTTAATCCTGCCCATCAACTGGGAAACCTTCG GCTTGAGGAGTGCAGGATAATGTCATCTGCAAAAAGGCCGCTGTGGTTGAACTGGGAAAACCCAGATATTATGTCTGAATTGTTATTTCAGAACAATGagataatatttaaaaatggagaTG ACTTGCGTCAGGATATGCTGACACTTCAGATAATTCGAATTATGGAAAACATCTGGCAAAATCAGGGTCTTGATCTTCG GATGTTGCCCTATGGTTGTTTGTCAATTGGTGACTGTGTGGGACTCATCGAGGTCGTGAGGAGCTCTCACACCATCATGCAGATTCAGTGTAAAGGAGGCTTAAAAGGAGCACTGCAGTTCAACAGCCACACATTGCACCAGTGGCTCAAGGACAAGAACAAAGGAGACAT GTATGATGCAGCTATTGACCTGTTTACACGTTCTTGTGCTGGCTACTGCGTTGCCACCTTTATCCTGGGCATTGGTGATCGCCACAACAGTAACATCATGGTCAAAGATGATGGACAA CTGTTTCACATTGACTTTGGACACTTCCTCGatcacaagaagaaaaaatttggTTACAAAAGAGAGCGTGTGCCATTTGTCTTAACACAAGACTTCTTAATAGTGATTAGTAAAGGAGCCCAAGAATGTACCAAAACAAGGGAGTTTGAAAG GTTTCAGGAGATGTGTTATAAGGCTTACCTAGCAATCCGGCAGCATGCCAATCTCTTCATCAATCTTTTCTCCATGATGCTTGGCTCAGGAATGCCAGAACTGCAGT